A part of Plasmodium coatneyi strain Hackeri chromosome 8, complete sequence genomic DNA contains:
- a CDS encoding Protein kinase, with amino-acid sequence MDRVTSKRVKNNVLIEKSGDSEKKTLSRRRTNMSKKKNTFLNDESKNDEAIKKNLKRVKNDKISKNGKDKLESTCLINTRRKENSKKDTVYKGIEKEKKYPHASRVTSIRRNNASANDGGENRVGDGKSDHVKSSNYTILNYFKNKRETDKYKSKVSIGADSKPANDSEARNGNNNCLDCSASSNAPNEVANQTITSYANSANQANYLNMKNNIEHNLMNYKKSKLNQIIHAENFSMDSYRSNNSSNSEVYVGSENNNLHSSKQEYTLGRSSMQLKEGSLRSSTGGGAGLHTSLKSGNMLDVRDNMVKGPLHLSDLYSSRNGDSSTVLTRNSLYKCKEDRMDGADQAHRGEKGGSTSGPGNGFIMSSSLGTALNGLNGFRGKDISCVERSLGGIGLSDLMVNSEGRHNESGYRVVDMTRSGDHVYSYKNRNKDYLDSIKLSIGRGNEKHRELLGRSLPSRNIMNSTKSDEELFSKNVLNFENYCSYRFKRSMNNNLINNIYSMYEDKSNLEEFISRKRREGGGVCKSKEDFLRYRLDGSSMVGLRNDHFEGEKLFKRPCMSLYNSILRKNRFDDGKNLEKKERDSISDLLLHHQDLLINKREKIVVSKDEDTKEIIVKKYIKNFWLLSRKDFFSKYWNAPLELESVEVEKLKELIPFPENQTFTIDDLFSKDNEIVDQDQLLKEYVTDEKLRNFRLDLIDGFLYDKQSLYEREMVENEKIFSNISFNHKNSDIKVDKLLNLFPRDFMRKYKIVKKLGEGVYGKVFKAESLEDSYLHFAVKVLRYFWPNFKYKFGSEEFAINEFNIMRILFHPNVVCLLDSFRVHTYRKNKVKTGRNQKARNETLSAEYDFSFQRHRKVERNQYSPSRDTIERNNKYKNLITKSCITIEDLEKDLVMYNIDKEESLNSDPTLRGSHLNRTVKSLRSYHTEGRATIGGGGEYGSTNTRKDVRKERSNDLTALHTKKRVRTATLKSATSGRGANRSDLYRIKTSKTNKISQMDRTNKSIDKLKFRKHSRKAKKIENKNNDYIENWDLFLVIEKCDCSLNDILSKAKKRHASFIQHIKQCTAQHLPNERVDMSYDHIHNYVKYVYLPLKKIENRSFYPEMPSLSEAQTKVIIYQMLQGINHFHKKFIIHRDIKPANTLIKNIKYLSDGLNDSKEWIVKIADFGLGVYDHFLKAETKDCNIITLQYRPPEILCNSTMYNYSVDIWSIGITMCECLLGFVPVTSKFESSVLFKILVFRGIPDEDFDDLLKKEFVGELPQFKVDRLKMLEIIFTDIYGRRLLSDHGIDLVDQFLSYDYKNRITANEALRHPWFEDVHLYLNERLLRYYKRTGTYYF; translated from the coding sequence ATGGATAGAGTTACGTCAAAACGAGTTAAGAATAATGTGTTGATAGAAAAAAGTGGTGACAGTGAGAAGAAGACCCTTAGCAGAAGGAGGACTAAcatgagtaaaaaaaaaaacaccttccTAAATGACGAATCGAAGAATGATGAAGCTATTAAgaagaatttgaaaagagtgaaaaatgataagatttccaaaaatggaaaagacaAGTTGGAAAGCACCTGCTTAATTAACaccagaaggaaggaaaatagcAAAAAGGACACTGTATATAAGGGGatagaaaaggagaagaaatatCCCCATGCAAGCAGAGTTACGTCCATTAGAAGGAACAATGCAAGTGCTAATGACGGCGGGGAGAACCGCGTGGGCGACGGGAAAAGTGACCATGTGAAGAGTTCAAATTACACAATTTTGAACTATTTTAAGAATAAAAGGGAGACCGATAAGTATAAAAGTAAGGTGTCTATCGGTGCAGATTCGAAGCCCGCGAACGATAGTGAGGCGCGCAATGGGAACAATAATTGCCTAGACTGCAGTGCTAGCAGTAATGCACCGAATGAGGTGGCCAACCAGACGATCACCAGCTACGCCAACAGCGCGAACCAAGCCAATTATCTAAACATGAAGAATAACATCGAGCATAACCTGATGAATTATAAAAAGTCCAAGTTGAACCAAATAATACACGCAGAGAATTTCAGCATGGACTCCTACAGGTCGAACAACTCATCGAATAGTGAGGTGTACGTCGGATCGGAGAACAACAATTTGCATTCGAGCAAACAGGAATACACTCTTGGTAGGTCCTCCATGCAGTTGAAAGAGGGAAGTCTGCGGAGTAGCACCGGTGGAGGGGCGGGACTACATACAAGTTTAAAAAGTGGCAACATGTTGGACGTGCGCGATAACATGGTGAAGGGCCCCCTACACTTGAGCGATTTGTACAGCTCCAGGAATGGAGATTCGTCTACCGTGTTGACTAGGAATTCGTTATACAAATGTAAGGAGGATCGAATGGACGGAGCGGATCAGGCCCATCGGGGCGAAAAGGGTGGTTCTACCTCCGGCCCAGGAAACGGATTCATCATGAGTAGCAGTCTGGGCACCGCCTTGAACGGCTTGAACGGTTTCAGGGGAAAGGATATTTCGTGCGTGGAAAGAAGCCTAGGAGGAATCGGCCTATCCGATCTTATGGTGAATAGCGAAGGCAGGCACAATGAAAGTGGGTACAGAGTTGTCGACATGACACGAAGCGGTGACCACGTTTACAGTTACAAGAATCGGAATAAAGACTACCTAGATTCGATAAAGCTATCCATCGGTCgaggaaatgaaaagcaTAGGGAACTCCTTGGCAGGTCGCTCCCGAGCAGGAACATTATGAACAGCACAAAGTCGGACGAAGAATTATTTTCCAAGAATGTACTGAATTTTGAAAATTACTGTTCATACAGATTTAAGAGAAGTATGAATAACAACCTGATCAACAACATCTATAGTATGTACGAGGATAAATCCAATTTGGAAGAATTTATTTCGAGGAAGAGGcgagaaggaggaggtgTGTGCAAATCGAAGGAGGATTTTCTAAGGTATAGACTGGATGGCAGCTCCATGGTAGGTCTGAGGAATGATCATTTCGAGGGGGAGAAGCTTTTTAAAAGACCATGCATGTCTTTGTATAACAGCATCCTCCGGAAGAACAGATTTGacgatggaaaaaatttggagaagaaggaacggGACAGCATATCAGACCTCCTCCTCCATCATCAAGATTTGCTCATAAataagagggaaaaaattgtggtaAGTAAGGATGAAGACACGAAGGAAATTATCgtaaaaaagtatataaagaatttttGGCTACTTAGTCGTAAGGACTTTTTTAGTAAGTACTGGAATGCACCTCTAGAGTTGGAGAGTGTAGAAGTGGAGAAGCTGAAGGAGCTGATCCCTTTTCCGGAAAATCAGACGTTTACAATAGATGACCTATTCAGTAAGGACAATGAGATTGTTGATCAGGACCAGCTGCTGAAGGAGTACGTTACGGATGAGAAGTTAAGGAATTTCCGTCTAGACCTGATCGATGGGTTCCTCTACGATAAGCAGTCCCTCTACGAAAGGGAGATggtggaaaatgaaaaaatattctccaACATTTCATTTAACCACAAAAATTCGGATATAAAAGTGGATAAACTgttaaatttatttcctcGCGATTTCATGAGGAAGTATAAAATAGTGAAGAAGTTAGGGGAGGGAGTCTATGGGAAAGTTTTCAAGGCGGAGTCTTTGGAGGATTCCTACTTACACTTTGCCGTGAAGGTGTTACGTTACTTCTGGCCCAATTTTAAATACAAGTTCGGGTCGGAGGAGTTTGCCATTAACGAGTTTAACATAATGCGGATTCTGTTTCACCCGAATGTGGTGTGTCTGCTGGATAGCTTTCGCGTGCACACGTATCGTaagaataaagtaaaaacagGTCGTAATCAGAAGGCACGGAATGAAACCCTGTCTGCTGAATATGACTTTAGTTTTCAGAGGCATCGAAAAGTAGAGCGGAATCAATACTCACCGTCGAGGGACACCATCGAGAGGAACAACaagtacaaaaatttaattacGAAAAGTTGTATAACGATTGAGGATTTGGAGAAGGACCTAGTTATGTATAATATTGATAAGGAGGAGAGCCTTAACTCGGATCCCACATTGAGGGGAAGCCACCTCAACAGGACGGTTAAAAGTTTGCGGAGCTACCACACGGAGGGCAGAGCCACCATCGGTGGTGGGGGCGAGTACGGGTCGACGAACACGAGGAAGGATGTGCGGAAAGAACGCAGCAATGACCTGACCGCGTTGCACACGAAGAAGAGGGTCAGGACGGCCACGTTGAAGAGTGCCACCAGTGGAAGGGGGGCCAACCGATCCGACCTCTACAGAATAAAGACAAGCAAGACAAACAAAATCAGCCAAATGGATAGGACGAACAAAAGCATAGACAAACTGAAATTTAGGAAGCATTCCCGGAAGGCCAAGAAGATAGAGAATAAGAATAACGACTACATTGAAAACTGGGATCTCTTCCTGGTTATAGAAAAGTGTGACTGCAGTCTGAATGATATTTTAAGTAAGGCCAAGAAAAGACACGCTTCCTTCATCCAGCATATTAAGCAATGCACAGCACAACATTTGCCAAATGAACGAGTAGATATGTCCTATGACCACATTCACAATTATGTAAAGTATGTATATCTTCCTCTGAAGAAAATTGAAAACCGTTCCTTCTATCCAGAAATGCCATCCCTGTCAGAGGCACAGACTAAGGTCATCATATACCAGATGCTCCAGGGGATTAACCACTTTCACAAAAAGTTTATAATTCATAGGGATATAAAACCAGCCAATACGCTCATCAAGAATATTAAATACCTATCTGACGGGTTGAACGATTCGAAGGAGTGGATCGTGAAAATAGCTGACTTCGGATTGGGGGTGTACGATCACTTTTTAAAGGCCGAAACGAAGGACTGCAATATTATTACGCTGCAGTATAGGCCACCCGAAATCCTCTGCAATAGTACCATGTATAATTATTCGGTGGATATTTGGTCCATTGGAATTACCATGTGTGAGTGCTTACTAGGGTTTGTTCCCGTAACGTCAAAGTTTGAATCCTCCGtgttgtttaaaattttagtTTTTCGAGGCATACCGGATGAAGACTTTGATGATCTTCTGAAGAAGGAATTCGTGGGGGAGTTGCCCCAGTTTAAGGTGGACCGGCTTAAAATGTTGGAGATCATTTTTACAGACATATATGGACGTAGGTTGCTGAGCGATCACGGCATCGATCTGGTTGACCAGTTCCTTAGTTACGACTACAAGAACAGGATAACTGCGAATGAAGCACTTAGGCATCCCTGGTTCGAGGATGTGCACCTCTACCTGAACGAGCGCCTACTCCGTTACTACAAGCGGACCGGCACGTACTACTTTTAG
- a CDS encoding 20S proteasome subunit alpha 7: MAGLSAGYDLSVSTFSPDGRLYQVEYIYKAINNNNTALSLECRDGLLTCCVNSNLLKNKMIKQNSYNRIYHINNNVIVTYAGLDGDARNIIDRAKYEANSYYLNFHTNIPLHILANRVSLYIHSFTLYWHLRPFASSIILASFDEKEKGEIYCVEPNGACYKYSGVVIGKNKEMFKTEIEKRNYKEVDVKEALVDIYKIILTSDDHMNKNNLPHLVNFSWICKDSSYEYQTVDSETLNEAMRVAVESMEQSNQ, translated from the exons ATGGCAGGCCTCAGCGCAGGCTACGACCTTTCCGTTTCGACCTTCTCCCCCGATGGGAGGCTGTACCAAGTGGAGTACATATACAAGGCcataaacaacaacaacacgGCCCTGAGTCTGGAGTGCCGGGATGGGCTCCTCACCTGTTGTGTAAATTCAAATTTactaaaaaacaaaatgataaaacAGAATAGTTACAATAGAATCTACCACATAAACAACAACGTCATTGTAACTTATGCAGGATTGGATGGAGACGCCAGAAATATCATTGACCGGGCCAAGTATGAAGCGAATAGTTACTACCTGAATTTTCACACGAATATACCTCTGCACATTTTAGCTAACCGGGTGTCTCTTTATATTCACTCGTTTACGTTGTACTGGCACTTGAGGCCCTTTGCGTCATCCATCATCCTGGCGTCCTTCGacgagaaggagaaag GAGAAATTTACTGCGTGGAACCAAACGGAGCCTGTTACAAATACAGCGGAGTAGTCATAGGGAAAAACAAGGAAATGTTTAAGACGGAAATAGAAAAGAGGAACTACAAAGAAGTAGACGTGAAGGAAGCCCTCGTAGATATCTACAAAATTATCCTAACAAGTGACGACCATATGAATAAAAACAACTTACCTCACCTGGTCAACTTTTCTTGGATCTGCAAAGATTCTTCCTATGAATATCAGACTGTTGATTCTGAGACGTTGAATGAAGCCATGCGCGTGGCCGTGGAGTCGATGGAGCAATCGAATCAGTAG